Proteins co-encoded in one Streptomyces sp. JH34 genomic window:
- a CDS encoding SDR family oxidoreductase, which produces MNAEQRIAVVTGAGSGIGRAVALTLTGAGWTVALAGRRAEALEETAAAAGPGTTVRLPTDVSDPDEVTALFDSVRDRFGRLDLLFNNAGTFGPRSTPVEDLAYEDWRTVVDVNLTGTFLCAQAAYRLMKEQHPQGGRIINNGSVSAHAPRPHSVAYTATKHAVTGLTKSLSLDGRPYRIACGQIDIGNAATDMTERMSAGVLQANGEVAAEPVMAADDVARTVLHMAELPLEANVQFATVLATAMPYVGRG; this is translated from the coding sequence ATGAACGCTGAGCAGAGAATCGCCGTCGTCACGGGCGCGGGATCGGGGATCGGCAGGGCGGTCGCCCTTACTCTCACGGGTGCGGGCTGGACGGTGGCCCTGGCGGGGCGGCGGGCCGAGGCACTGGAGGAGACGGCCGCCGCGGCCGGTCCGGGCACCACGGTCCGCCTGCCCACCGACGTGAGCGATCCGGACGAGGTGACCGCGCTCTTCGACTCCGTACGGGACCGCTTCGGCCGGCTCGACCTGCTGTTCAACAACGCGGGGACGTTCGGGCCGCGCTCGACACCGGTCGAGGACCTCGCGTACGAGGACTGGCGGACGGTGGTGGACGTCAACCTGACGGGGACGTTCCTGTGCGCCCAGGCCGCGTACCGCCTGATGAAGGAGCAGCACCCGCAGGGCGGACGGATCATCAACAACGGGTCGGTCTCGGCCCACGCGCCGCGGCCGCACTCCGTCGCCTACACGGCGACCAAGCACGCGGTGACCGGCCTGACGAAGTCGCTGTCGCTGGACGGGCGGCCGTACCGGATCGCCTGCGGGCAGATCGACATCGGCAACGCGGCGACGGACATGACCGAGCGGATGAGCGCGGGCGTCCTCCAGGCCAACGGCGAGGTGGCGGCCGAACCGGTCATGGCGGCCGACGACGTGGCCCGGACGGTCCTGCACATGGCCGAGCTGCCCCTGGAGGCCAACGTCCAGTTCGCGACGGTGCTGGCGACAGCCATGCCGTACGTGGGTCGCGGCTGA
- a CDS encoding GNAT family N-acetyltransferase — translation MALPLTVPSMTAGADFVLRPWEMSDLPLVREAAEDDYIPLITTIPSPYSDEAAEAFVRRQWDRAATGTGYQFAIARTRDRRPVGSIGIRLTDAAEGRATLGYWMTAPGRGQGVAGAALRTVTTWALHELRIPRTQLLIEPWNAASVRTAESAGYRCEGLLRGWQEIGGRRRDMLIYARLNEDRHPGDRAPADG, via the coding sequence ATGGCACTACCGCTGACCGTCCCCAGCATGACCGCCGGAGCCGATTTCGTCCTGCGTCCGTGGGAGATGAGCGACCTGCCCCTCGTCCGGGAGGCGGCGGAGGACGACTACATCCCGCTGATCACCACGATCCCCTCGCCGTACTCCGACGAGGCGGCCGAGGCCTTCGTCCGGCGCCAGTGGGACCGGGCGGCCACCGGGACCGGGTATCAGTTCGCCATCGCGCGCACCCGGGACCGGCGGCCGGTCGGTTCCATCGGGATCCGGCTCACGGACGCGGCCGAGGGCCGGGCGACGCTCGGCTACTGGATGACGGCTCCGGGACGCGGCCAGGGGGTCGCGGGGGCGGCACTGCGCACGGTCACCACGTGGGCCCTGCACGAGCTGCGCATCCCACGGACCCAACTCCTCATCGAGCCCTGGAACGCGGCCTCGGTACGGACCGCCGAGAGCGCCGGCTACCGGTGCGAGGGCCTGCTGCGCGGCTGGCAGGAGATCGGGGGGCGACGCCGGGACATGCTGATCTACGCCCGGCTGAACGAGGACCGGCATCCCGGTGACCGGGCGCCCGCCGACGGCTGA
- a CDS encoding Gfo/Idh/MocA family oxidoreductase — MSGTVRWGVLATGGIAARFTADLLAMKDSGAEVVAVASRTEASARAFAEKFGIERAYGSWAELVADDSVDVVYVATPHSAHREAAGLALEAGKHVLCEKAFTLNAREARELVDLARGRGLFLMEAMWTYCNPLVRRITELVRDGAIGEIRTVQADFGFAGTFGAEHRLRDPALGGGALLDLGVYPVSFAQLLLGEPDRVQADALLSPEGVDLNTGMLLGWDSGATALLSCSIVGDLPTSATVTGTAGRIDLPRDFFHPDHFFLHRPGRDPEKVVAGPGPQGLTGMQYEAAEVTRALLAGEKESPLVPLEGSLAVMRTLDAVRDRIGVRYPADDRV; from the coding sequence ATGAGCGGGACTGTGCGTTGGGGTGTACTGGCGACGGGCGGCATAGCCGCGAGGTTCACGGCGGACCTGCTCGCGATGAAGGACTCCGGGGCCGAGGTCGTGGCCGTCGCCTCCCGTACCGAGGCCTCCGCGCGGGCGTTCGCCGAGAAGTTCGGGATCGAGCGGGCGTACGGCAGTTGGGCGGAACTCGTCGCGGACGACTCCGTCGACGTGGTGTACGTCGCCACCCCGCACTCGGCGCACCGGGAGGCGGCCGGGCTCGCACTGGAGGCCGGCAAGCACGTCCTGTGCGAGAAGGCGTTCACCCTGAACGCGCGTGAGGCGCGGGAGCTGGTCGATCTGGCGCGGGGGCGCGGGCTGTTCCTGATGGAGGCCATGTGGACGTACTGCAATCCGCTGGTGCGCCGGATCACCGAGCTGGTGCGGGACGGCGCGATCGGTGAGATCCGCACGGTGCAGGCGGACTTCGGCTTCGCGGGCACCTTCGGGGCCGAGCACCGGCTGCGCGATCCCGCGCTGGGCGGCGGCGCGCTGCTGGACCTCGGGGTCTACCCGGTGTCGTTCGCACAGCTGCTGCTCGGCGAGCCGGACCGGGTGCAGGCCGACGCGCTGCTCTCCCCGGAGGGCGTCGACCTGAACACCGGGATGCTGCTGGGCTGGGACTCCGGTGCCACGGCGCTGCTGAGCTGCTCGATCGTCGGCGATCTGCCGACGTCGGCGACCGTCACCGGTACGGCGGGACGGATCGACCTCCCGCGGGACTTCTTCCACCCGGACCACTTCTTCCTGCACCGGCCGGGCCGGGATCCGGAGAAGGTCGTCGCGGGCCCGGGGCCTCAGGGCCTCACGGGCATGCAGTACGAGGCGGCCGAGGTGACGCGCGCGTTGCTGGCGGGCGAGAAGGAGTCCCCGCTGGTGCCGCTGGAGGGTTCGCTCGCCGTGATGCGGACGCTCGACGCGGTGCGTGACCGGATCGGCGTCCGTTATCCGGCGGACGACCGCGTCTGA
- a CDS encoding aldo/keto reductase — MRTETEWQRRTLDGGTDTGALGFGCWAIGGEWSTPDGSPLGWGKVDDDESVAAVRRALDLGVTFFDTADVYGAGHSERVLGRALAGRRDEAVVATKWGNLFDERTRTMDGADNSPEYARRALVASLRRLGTDRIDLYQLHLGDVPLDRAAELRDVCEEFVAEGLIRAYGWSTDDPERAALFAGGDHCAAVQHACNVLEDAPGMLDLSEERGLISVIRSPLAMGLLAGDRGRGRRADAGDIRSVPPAWLSWFEPGGEPAEHWAKQVEAVREVLTADGRTLAQGAIGWLWARSGRTVPIPGFRTVAQAEENAAALTHGPLRHGQMEEIAGLLA; from the coding sequence ATGCGAACGGAAACGGAATGGCAGCGGAGAACGCTCGACGGCGGGACGGACACGGGTGCACTCGGCTTCGGGTGCTGGGCGATCGGAGGTGAGTGGTCGACGCCCGACGGCAGCCCGCTCGGCTGGGGCAAGGTCGACGACGACGAGTCGGTGGCCGCGGTACGCCGGGCGCTCGACCTGGGGGTGACCTTCTTCGACACCGCGGACGTGTACGGCGCGGGGCACAGCGAACGGGTGCTGGGCAGGGCGCTGGCGGGCCGACGGGACGAGGCCGTCGTGGCCACCAAGTGGGGCAACCTCTTCGACGAGCGGACCCGGACGATGGACGGTGCCGACAACTCACCCGAGTACGCCCGTCGGGCGCTCGTCGCCTCGCTGCGCAGGCTGGGCACCGACCGGATCGACCTGTACCAGCTTCACCTCGGCGACGTCCCGCTCGACCGGGCGGCGGAACTGCGCGACGTCTGCGAGGAGTTCGTGGCCGAGGGGCTCATCAGAGCCTACGGGTGGAGCACCGACGACCCGGAACGCGCCGCGCTGTTCGCCGGAGGTGACCACTGCGCGGCCGTCCAGCACGCCTGCAACGTGCTGGAGGACGCACCCGGGATGCTGGACCTCAGCGAGGAGCGAGGCCTGATCAGCGTCATCCGGAGCCCCTTGGCCATGGGCCTCCTCGCCGGCGACCGGGGCCGGGGCCGGCGGGCGGACGCGGGCGACATCCGGTCCGTCCCGCCCGCCTGGCTGAGCTGGTTCGAGCCGGGCGGGGAGCCGGCGGAGCACTGGGCGAAGCAGGTCGAGGCCGTCCGCGAGGTGCTGACGGCCGACGGCCGCACCCTGGCCCAGGGGGCCATCGGCTGGCTCTGGGCGCGCAGCGGACGGACGGTGCCGATCCCCGGCTTCCGGACCGTCGCGCAGGCCGAGGAGAACGCGGCCGCCCTCACCCACGGCCCGCTGCGGCACGGGCAGATGGAGGAGATCGCCGGCCTGCTCGCCTGA
- a CDS encoding PhzF family phenazine biosynthesis isomerase, with translation MSTHSGTEVLRYTAFSADPEGGNPAGIVLDASGLDDTEMLAVAAELGYSESAFLTDPDGRGGHTVRYFSPKAEVPFCGHATVAAAVALAERDGPGDLVFSTAAGLVPVTVVREGGELRATLTSVEPRIEDAAPEDLAEALAALDWPAADLDPALPPRVAYAGARHLVLAAASRERLADLAYDFARLEALMHRLDLTTVQLVWRESATVFHVRDPFPVGGVVEDPATGAAAAGFGAYARELGLVPDDTVLTLHQGADMGRPGTLTVELRPGDPRVRVSGTGTRIG, from the coding sequence ATGAGTACACACTCCGGCACCGAGGTCCTCCGCTACACCGCGTTCTCCGCCGATCCAGAGGGGGGTAACCCCGCCGGGATCGTCCTGGACGCCTCCGGGCTCGACGACACGGAGATGCTCGCCGTCGCCGCGGAGTTGGGCTACAGCGAGTCGGCTTTCCTCACCGACCCGGACGGACGCGGCGGTCACACCGTCCGCTACTTCAGCCCGAAGGCCGAAGTCCCCTTCTGCGGCCATGCCACCGTCGCCGCCGCCGTCGCACTCGCCGAGCGGGACGGCCCGGGCGACCTGGTGTTCTCCACCGCCGCGGGCCTGGTGCCGGTCACCGTCGTCCGCGAGGGCGGTGAGCTCCGCGCCACCCTCACCAGCGTCGAACCGCGTATCGAGGACGCCGCCCCCGAGGACCTGGCGGAGGCCCTGGCCGCCCTGGACTGGCCGGCCGCAGACCTGGACCCCGCACTGCCGCCACGCGTCGCGTACGCGGGCGCCCGCCACCTGGTGCTGGCAGCCGCGAGCCGGGAACGGCTGGCGGACCTGGCGTACGACTTCGCCCGTCTGGAAGCCCTCATGCACCGACTCGACCTGACGACCGTGCAGCTGGTGTGGCGGGAGTCCGCCACCGTCTTCCACGTCCGCGACCCGTTCCCGGTCGGCGGCGTCGTCGAGGACCCTGCGACGGGCGCGGCGGCCGCCGGGTTCGGCGCGTACGCACGCGAGCTCGGGCTGGTCCCGGACGACACGGTCCTCACCCTGCACCAGGGCGCGGACATGGGGCGCCCCGGCACCCTCACCGTCGAGCTGCGGCCGGGTGACCCCCGGGTCAGGGTGAGCGGCACGGGCACCCGTATCGGCTGA
- a CDS encoding alkaline phosphatase D family protein yields MTPAQISRTPGQDGHSAELRDAARRLASGVGRRRFLTVTGAAAALAFAAGLPGAGTAAAAELDARRITEDPFTLGVASGDPLPTSVLLWTRLAPRPYDADGGLPAERVEVRWEIARDERFRRTVRRGTATAHPEFGHSVHVDVNGLEPDRGFYYRFRAGDWTSPTGRTRTAPSRGARNSSLTLAAVSCQAYHDGYFTAYRHLADEDVDVVFHLGDYLYEYAVTAAGGARAYTDRVLPGHFNRETLTLDDYRMRYGLYKSDPDLRAAHAAHPFVVTWDDHETENNYAGDTPENSVPPEDFLLRRAAAYRAYWENQPLRAPQRPTGPDMRLYRRLRFGRLAQFDILDTRQYRSNQAYGDGWKVPGPESEDPSRTMTGAAQERWLIDGWKSSDARWNVVPQQVTFARRRDVPTDAYKLSMDSWDGYPASRQRIMDGAEAAGIENLMVLTGDVHVGYGFDLKKDFDDPASRTVGTEIVATSIASGKDGSAKPSNWNNLTQANPHMKFYDGRRGYALVTLGTDRARADFRTVAAVTTPGAPVATAGSFVTEAGDPGLTPA; encoded by the coding sequence ATGACACCCGCACAGATCAGCAGGACGCCCGGCCAGGACGGCCATTCCGCCGAGCTCCGCGACGCCGCGCGCAGGCTCGCGTCCGGGGTGGGCCGCCGCCGTTTCCTCACCGTCACCGGTGCCGCCGCCGCACTCGCCTTCGCGGCCGGCCTGCCCGGCGCGGGCACCGCCGCGGCCGCCGAGCTCGACGCCCGGAGGATCACCGAGGACCCCTTCACCCTCGGGGTGGCGTCCGGGGACCCGCTGCCCACGTCCGTGCTCCTGTGGACCAGACTCGCGCCCCGCCCCTACGACGCCGACGGCGGACTGCCCGCCGAGCGCGTCGAGGTCCGCTGGGAGATCGCCCGCGACGAGCGCTTCCGCCGGACCGTCAGGCGCGGGACCGCCACCGCCCACCCGGAGTTCGGGCACAGCGTGCACGTGGACGTGAACGGGCTCGAGCCCGACCGGGGCTTCTACTACCGCTTCCGTGCCGGGGACTGGACCAGCCCCACCGGCCGCACCCGCACCGCGCCCTCCCGTGGCGCCCGCAACAGCTCCCTGACCCTGGCCGCCGTCTCCTGCCAGGCTTACCACGACGGTTACTTCACCGCCTACCGGCACCTCGCCGACGAGGACGTCGACGTGGTCTTCCACCTCGGCGACTACCTCTACGAGTACGCGGTCACGGCGGCCGGCGGCGCCCGCGCTTACACCGACCGCGTCCTGCCCGGCCACTTCAACCGCGAGACGCTCACGCTGGACGACTACCGCATGCGGTACGGCCTCTACAAGTCGGACCCGGACCTGCGCGCCGCACACGCCGCGCACCCCTTCGTCGTCACCTGGGACGACCACGAGACCGAGAACAACTACGCGGGCGACACACCGGAGAACAGCGTCCCCCCGGAGGACTTCCTGCTGCGCAGGGCCGCCGCCTACCGGGCGTACTGGGAGAACCAGCCGCTGCGCGCCCCGCAGCGCCCCACCGGGCCCGACATGCGGCTCTACCGCCGGCTGCGCTTCGGCCGGCTCGCCCAGTTCGACATCCTCGACACCCGCCAGTACCGCAGCAACCAGGCGTACGGCGACGGCTGGAAGGTCCCCGGGCCCGAGTCCGAGGACCCCTCGCGCACCATGACGGGAGCCGCCCAGGAGCGCTGGCTGATCGACGGCTGGAAGTCCTCCGACGCCCGGTGGAACGTCGTGCCCCAGCAGGTCACCTTCGCCCGGCGGCGCGACGTGCCGACCGACGCCTACAAGCTGTCCATGGACTCGTGGGACGGCTACCCCGCCTCCCGGCAGCGGATCATGGACGGCGCGGAGGCCGCCGGGATCGAGAACCTCATGGTCCTGACCGGTGACGTGCACGTCGGGTACGGCTTCGACCTCAAGAAGGACTTCGACGACCCGGCCTCCCGGACCGTCGGCACGGAGATCGTGGCCACCTCGATCGCCAGCGGCAAGGACGGCTCCGCGAAGCCGTCCAACTGGAACAACCTGACCCAGGCCAACCCGCACATGAAGTTCTACGACGGACGCCGCGGCTACGCGCTCGTCACCCTCGGAACGGACCGGGCACGTGCCGACTTCCGCACGGTGGCGGCGGTCACCACGCCCGGCGCACCGGTCGCCACGGCAGGCTCCTTCGTGACCGAGGCCGGCGACCCGGGGCTCACCCCCGCGTGA
- a CDS encoding glycosyltransferase: MSEPRIGVSVVTMGDRPEQVEALLASVAMQDVRPSRVVVVGNGSPLPDYGSFPGLTDLVGGVTMLELDENLGCPGGRNEALDALAGFGDVDVVIELDDDGLLVDKDVFRTVRELYAADPGLGIVGFRIADEHGETQRRHVPRLRAKDPMRGGPVTAFLGGGHALSMKMLAETGPWPAEFFFTHEETDLSWRALDAGWKILYEPGLLLQHPRTSPARHAVYYRMTARNRVWLARRNLPVLLVPAYLGTWILLTVARTRSVSGLRAWAAGFAEGTRTECGERRPMRWGTVWRMTRLGRPPVI, translated from the coding sequence TTGTCCGAACCACGCATCGGTGTGTCCGTCGTGACCATGGGAGACCGTCCTGAGCAGGTCGAGGCGCTGCTGGCGTCGGTGGCCATGCAGGACGTGCGGCCCTCCCGCGTGGTCGTCGTGGGAAACGGCTCCCCCCTCCCCGACTACGGCTCCTTCCCGGGCCTCACGGATCTCGTCGGCGGCGTGACCATGCTCGAACTCGACGAGAACCTCGGCTGCCCCGGCGGCCGTAACGAGGCCCTCGACGCGCTCGCCGGCTTCGGCGACGTGGACGTGGTGATCGAGCTGGACGACGACGGACTCCTGGTGGACAAGGACGTGTTCCGCACGGTCCGGGAGCTGTACGCCGCCGACCCCGGGCTCGGCATCGTCGGTTTCCGCATCGCGGACGAACACGGCGAGACCCAGCGCCGGCACGTCCCGCGTCTCCGCGCCAAGGACCCGATGCGCGGCGGACCGGTCACCGCGTTCCTCGGCGGCGGTCACGCGCTCTCGATGAAGATGCTCGCCGAAACCGGCCCCTGGCCCGCCGAGTTCTTCTTCACGCACGAGGAGACGGACCTGTCCTGGCGTGCGCTCGACGCGGGCTGGAAGATCCTCTACGAGCCCGGGCTGCTGCTCCAGCACCCCAGGACCTCCCCGGCCCGGCACGCCGTCTACTACCGCATGACGGCCCGCAACCGGGTCTGGCTGGCCCGCCGCAACCTGCCCGTCCTCCTGGTCCCCGCCTACCTCGGCACCTGGATCCTGCTCACCGTCGCCCGCACCCGCTCGGTGTCCGGGCTCCGTGCCTGGGCGGCCGGCTTCGCGGAGGGAACGCGTACCGAGTGCGGCGAACGCCGGCCGATGCGCTGGGGCACGGTGTGGCGCATGACGCGTCTGGGCCGCCCGCCGGTCATCTGA
- a CDS encoding MFS transporter codes for MSTSSSASVTAPPRTPAVRMTGRQKLVLVLLLGAQFMIAVDFSILNVALPAVGEGLGFPLAHLQWIATSFALAAAGFTLLFARVADLVGRKRLFVGGMVVLGLSSLLGGLATSPEALLTARVLQGLATAAVTPAGLALLTTAFREGPLRERALGLNGALMSAGFTAGAILGGLLTDLLSWRWAFFVNVPVAALVVALAPSVLSESRPSERPKLDLPGAAAVTGGLLLLVHGLTRAGESGWTTPATLTTLLAGVALLTGFWYVEKRAEAPLVPVHILRRRSVVWGNATGLIAFVTETSLVFLLTLYLQEVLGYSPLATGLAFGVLGAGTVVGGLLGGRAVGRFGNRRTIVTGGVVQAAATLSLVALGTSHGWIALLLAATFVGGVGNMLMIVGFMVTATSGLPDTEQGLATGLATMTQQVGITMGIPVMSAIVTARTGAATGPGAVLSGVSAAVLVNSVLVLAGALLAGAFLGRPGSRTSAG; via the coding sequence ATGTCCACGTCCAGCTCGGCATCCGTCACCGCGCCTCCCCGGACTCCGGCCGTGCGCATGACCGGCCGCCAGAAGCTCGTCCTCGTCCTCCTCCTCGGTGCGCAGTTCATGATCGCCGTCGACTTCTCGATCCTGAACGTCGCCCTGCCGGCCGTCGGCGAGGGGCTCGGGTTCCCCCTCGCCCACCTCCAGTGGATCGCCACCTCGTTCGCCCTCGCCGCCGCCGGATTCACCCTGCTGTTCGCGCGTGTCGCCGATCTCGTCGGCCGCAAGAGGCTGTTCGTCGGCGGCATGGTCGTCCTCGGCCTCTCCTCGCTCCTCGGCGGGCTGGCCACCTCGCCGGAGGCCCTGCTCACCGCGCGCGTCCTGCAGGGCCTGGCCACCGCCGCGGTCACCCCTGCCGGGCTCGCGCTGCTCACCACGGCCTTCAGGGAGGGTCCGCTCCGCGAGCGGGCGCTCGGTCTCAACGGCGCCCTGATGTCCGCCGGTTTCACGGCGGGGGCGATCCTCGGCGGGCTGCTGACCGACCTGCTCTCCTGGCGCTGGGCCTTCTTCGTCAACGTCCCCGTCGCCGCGCTCGTCGTCGCCCTCGCCCCGTCCGTGCTCTCCGAGTCCCGGCCGTCCGAGCGCCCGAAGCTGGACCTGCCGGGCGCCGCGGCCGTCACCGGCGGCCTGCTCCTCCTCGTCCACGGGCTGACGCGGGCCGGCGAGTCCGGCTGGACCACACCGGCCACGCTGACCACCCTTCTCGCGGGCGTCGCGCTCCTCACCGGGTTCTGGTACGTCGAGAAGCGGGCCGAAGCGCCCCTGGTGCCCGTGCACATCCTGCGGCGGCGCAGCGTCGTCTGGGGGAACGCCACCGGGCTGATCGCCTTCGTCACCGAGACCTCCCTCGTCTTCCTGCTGACGCTCTACCTCCAGGAGGTCCTCGGCTACTCCCCGCTCGCCACGGGACTCGCCTTCGGCGTCCTGGGTGCCGGTACCGTCGTCGGCGGCCTGCTCGGCGGCCGGGCGGTCGGCAGGTTCGGCAACCGGCGCACGATCGTCACCGGCGGCGTCGTCCAGGCCGCCGCGACGCTCTCGCTGGTGGCGCTCGGCACCTCCCACGGCTGGATCGCGCTCCTGCTGGCCGCGACGTTCGTCGGCGGCGTCGGCAACATGCTGATGATCGTGGGCTTCATGGTGACCGCCACCTCCGGTCTCCCCGACACGGAGCAGGGTCTGGCCACCGGGCTGGCCACGATGACGCAGCAGGTCGGGATCACGATGGGCATCCCGGTCATGAGCGCGATCGTCACCGCCCGGACGGGCGCGGCCACCGGGCCCGGAGCGGTGCTGTCGGGGGTCTCGGCGGCGGTCCTGGTCAACTCCGTCCTCGTCCTCGCGGGAGCACTGCTCGCCGGGGCGTTCCTCGGCCGGCCCGGCAGCCGGACGTCCGCCGGGTGA
- a CDS encoding TetR/AcrR family transcriptional regulator has protein sequence MDAMDGEPGTVRPGGRTARVRESVLRAAGDALVEQGFDGLDLADVARRAEVGKTTVYRRWSTTAGLVADLLTDMAEQSVPRSDTGSLDEDLRANARLVVRTLTDARQGPLFAAVVAAATCDVRTAEALHRFYAVRIEEWAGCVDAAVMRGDLPPGTDAGEVIRAVSAPLYYRLLASGDPLDEAVADRAAAAAAAAARAGVYVS, from the coding sequence ATGGATGCGATGGATGGGGAGCCGGGCACGGTCCGGCCCGGTGGGCGCACGGCCCGCGTGCGGGAGTCCGTGCTGCGCGCGGCCGGTGACGCACTCGTCGAGCAGGGCTTCGACGGGCTCGACCTCGCCGATGTCGCCCGCCGCGCCGAGGTCGGCAAGACCACGGTCTACCGGCGCTGGTCCACCACGGCGGGACTGGTCGCCGACCTGCTGACGGACATGGCGGAGCAGTCCGTCCCGCGCAGCGACACGGGGTCCCTGGACGAGGACCTCCGGGCCAACGCGCGGCTCGTGGTGCGCACACTGACCGACGCCCGCCAGGGCCCCCTCTTCGCGGCCGTCGTCGCGGCGGCGACCTGCGACGTCCGGACGGCCGAGGCCCTGCACCGCTTCTACGCGGTGCGCATCGAGGAGTGGGCCGGCTGTGTCGACGCGGCGGTCATGCGCGGCGACCTGCCCCCCGGTACCGACGCGGGCGAGGTGATCCGGGCGGTGTCGGCACCCCTCTACTACCGCCTCCTGGCCAGCGGCGACCCGCTCGACGAGGCGGTCGCCGACCGGGCGGCTGCGGCGGCGGCGGCGGCCGCCAGGGCGGGTGTGTACGTGAGCTGA
- a CDS encoding SAM-dependent methyltransferase: MAPAHIDTSKPHPARLYDWYLGGKDNYPVDEELGKRLTAFAPVIPVMARMNRAFTHRATRWMAGQGIRQFLDIGTGIPTEPNLHQVAQAIAPDARVVYGDNDPVVLSHAQALLNGTPEGALGYVQADARETDRILAEAGRVLDFDRPVGLSLNALLHFLSDEMGAYEVVERLTAALAPGSCLVISHLTPDFHPEEASRKVRDMYKANGLTLDMRDRDRFARFFDGLDLVAPGILAAEEWHPELGDPVPGQESAHSGEYVAVARKA; the protein is encoded by the coding sequence ATGGCCCCTGCACACATCGACACCAGCAAGCCGCACCCGGCGCGGCTGTACGACTGGTACCTCGGTGGCAAGGACAACTACCCGGTGGACGAGGAGCTGGGCAAGCGGCTTACCGCGTTCGCTCCCGTCATCCCCGTCATGGCGCGGATGAACCGGGCGTTCACCCACCGGGCCACCCGGTGGATGGCCGGGCAGGGGATCCGCCAGTTCCTGGACATAGGCACCGGGATCCCCACCGAACCCAACCTGCACCAGGTGGCCCAGGCGATCGCTCCGGACGCCCGGGTCGTCTACGGCGACAACGACCCCGTGGTCCTCAGCCACGCCCAGGCCCTGCTGAACGGGACCCCTGAGGGGGCTCTCGGCTATGTACAGGCCGACGCCCGGGAGACCGACCGCATCCTGGCCGAAGCCGGGCGGGTCCTCGACTTCGACCGCCCGGTCGGCCTGTCCCTGAACGCGCTGCTGCATTTCCTGAGTGACGAGATGGGCGCCTACGAGGTGGTGGAGCGGCTGACGGCAGCGCTGGCGCCCGGCAGTTGTCTGGTGATCTCGCACCTCACTCCGGACTTCCACCCCGAGGAGGCGTCCCGGAAGGTCCGCGACATGTACAAGGCCAACGGTCTGACCCTGGACATGCGCGACCGCGACCGCTTCGCCCGCTTCTTCGACGGGCTCGACCTGGTCGCTCCCGGGATCCTGGCCGCCGAGGAGTGGCACCCGGAGCTCGGCGATCCGGTCCCCGGCCAGGAGAGCGCGCACAGCGGGGAGTACGTGGCGGTGGCCCGCAAGGCCTGA
- a CDS encoding lamin tail domain-containing protein, with the protein MHIRTAAPLALAAATALAGSLLASAPASAASHQGGLHLGKIQYDSPGKDTRTNTSLNAEYVDIHNNGKSKLQLKGYKLKDDTGYTYTFPGFTVAAGKTVRVHTGKGKNSGAHVYWNRGSYVWNNTGDKARLIRPSGTLLDSCSWGKGNGVKVCH; encoded by the coding sequence ATGCACATACGTACCGCCGCGCCCCTCGCCCTGGCCGCCGCCACCGCACTGGCCGGCTCTCTCCTCGCCTCGGCCCCGGCCTCGGCGGCCTCCCATCAGGGCGGGCTGCACCTCGGCAAGATCCAGTACGACAGCCCCGGCAAGGACACCCGGACGAACACGTCCCTCAACGCCGAGTACGTGGACATCCACAACAACGGCAAGTCCAAGCTGCAGCTCAAGGGCTACAAGCTGAAGGACGACACCGGCTACACGTACACCTTCCCGGGCTTCACCGTCGCCGCGGGCAAGACGGTCCGGGTCCACACGGGCAAGGGCAAGAACTCCGGGGCGCACGTGTACTGGAACCGCGGCTCGTACGTCTGGAACAACACCGGCGACAAGGCCCGGCTGATCAGGCCGAGCGGCACCCTCCTGGACTCCTGCTCCTGGGGCAAGGGCAACGGCGTGAAGGTCTGCCACTGA